One Brassica napus cultivar Da-Ae chromosome C4, Da-Ae, whole genome shotgun sequence genomic region harbors:
- the LOC106408032 gene encoding uncharacterized protein LOC106408032, translated as MFDDWWDQLFKEFPSARKLKENPLANVDLLENVFGAVHVSGGEGWTAQQGEDSLDKQGDNNDGDAEDTDVDQVPPTQDISAPAESRTVGPSSSRTKANRKRSRAAQVGQAVVDCLSDKNKMIGNHPEFSCNQLTAMEALHSLSAIRHWSPLYKAAIDHLKHDPTNRQTFLFYKDDEDKVLYLEYATGESRDA; from the exons ATGTTTGATGACTGGTGGGATCAACTTTTTAAG GAATTCCCATCAGCTAGAAAGCTTAAAGAGAATCCACTAGCAAATGTTGACTTGTTGGAGAATGTGTTTGGAGCGGTTCATGTAAGTGGAGGTGAAGGATGGACTGCTCAGCAAGGCGAAGACTCTTTGGATAAGCAAGGCGACAATAATGATGGTGATGCTGAAGACACTGATGTGGATCAAGTTCCTCCTACTCAAGATATCAGTGCTCCAGCTGAATCAAGAACTGTTGGCCCTTCATCCAGTAGAACAAAAGCTAACAGGAAGAGATCAAGGGCTGCTCAAGTAGGACAGGCTGTAGTAGATTGTCTTTCTGACAAGAACAAGATGATAGGGAACCACCCTGAGTTCAGTTGCAACCAGCTTACAGCTATGGAAGCTTTACACTCACTGTCTGCTATCAGGCACTGGTCTCCTTTGTACAAGGCAGCCATCGATCATCTCAAGCATGACCCTACCAATCGTCAGACCTTCTTGTTCTATAAAGATGATGAGGACAAGGTTCTCTACTTGGAGTATGCTACTGGTGAAAGTAGAGATGCTTGA
- the LOC106392670 gene encoding putative nuclease HARBI1 has protein sequence MDSNSILRLLIEDDELDLLFDENQYMCALLEEMCGATEADADRQLVRTNRGEGWRRVQRFMNGSEVQCYEILRMNHETFKSLCKVLSEKYGLKETHNVYVEESVAMFLETVGQDATVRAISEHYQHSTDTVKKKLEHVLSSLLKLASNIVKSTRNEFATASPFLEGKPQYWSYFKNCIGALDGTHIAVRPPSGNSEPFRGRKGEPTMNVLAICNLNMRFIYAYVGVPGRAHDTKVLTYCATEEASFPHPPAGKYYLVDSGYPIRTGYLGPHRKTRYHIDQFNRGGPPLNTRELFNRKHSGLRSMIERTFGVWKAKWRVLDRKHPKYELKKWIKIVTATMALHNFIRDSQHGDTDFSYWEGVESYEQHGDDQEEHVGYIPQGDRLMESVRHCITMEMARGTRLPY, from the exons ATGGACAGTAAC AGCATATTAAGACTTTTAATTGAGGATGATGAGTTAGATTTGTTATTTGATGAGAATCAGTACATGTGTGCTCTTTTGGAGGAGATGTGTGGAGCAACAGAAGCTGATGCTGATAGGCAATTAGTCAGGACAAACCGAGGTGAAGGTTGGCGACGTGTGCAACGTTTTATGAACGGGTCTGAGGTACAATGCTATGAGATTCTACGCATGAACCATGAAACATTTAAGAGTTTGTGTAAGGTGCTATCAGAAAAGTATGGGTTAAAGGAGACTCACAATGTTTACGTTGAGGAGAGTGTTGCAATGTTCTTAGAGACGGTCGGACAAGACGCAACTGTACGGGCTATATCAGAGCATTATCAGCATTCAACTGACACTGTGAAAAAGAAGTTAGAACAT GTATTAAGTTCTCTCTTGAAGCTTGCATCAAACATTGTGAAATCGACTAGGAATGAGTTTGCAACTGCTAGTCCTTTTCTAGAAGGTAAACCACAGTATTGGTCTTACTTTAAGAACTGCATAGGTGCTTTAGATGGAACTCATATTGCTGTTCGTCCACCATCTGGGAATAGTGAGCCATTTAGAGGTAGAAAAGGTGAACCAACCATGAATGTGCTGGCTATTTGTAATTTGAACATGAGGTTCATCTACGCTTATGTTGGAGTTCCCGGGAGAGCACATGACACGAAGGTGCTAACATACTGTGCTACTGAAGAAGCTTCTTTTCCTCACCCACCAGCTGGAAAATACTACTTGGTCGACTCAGGTTACCCAATCAGAACTGGTTACTTAGGTCCTCATCGCAAGACTAGATACCATATAGATCAGTTCAACAGAGGAGGTCCACCATTAAACACTAGGGAATTGTTCAACCGCAAGCACTCCGGTTTAAGATCAATGATTGAGAGGACTTTTGGTGTTTGGAAAGCCAAGTGGAGAGTTTTAGACAGAAAGCATCCCAAGTATGAGTTGAAGAAATGGATAAAGATTGTGACAGCAACCATGGCCCTCCACAACTTTATTCGAGATTCACAACATGGAGATACTGATTTTTCTTATTGGGAAGGAGTGGAATCATATGAACAGCATGGTGATGATCAAGAAGAGCATGTTGGATACATTCCGCAGGGTGATAGACTGATGGAGAGCGTGCGTCACTGTATTACTATGGAGATGGCAAGAGGAACTAGACTTCCATACTag
- the LOC106396265 gene encoding growth-regulating factor 3-like produces MDLQLKQWRSQQQQQQQTESEDQPSAAKIPKHVFDQIQSQTATSTALPLFSPEPTASKLSSLSQDSSSRFPKIGSFFSWAQWQELELQALIYRYMLAGAAVPQELLLPIKKSLLHLSPSYFLHHPLQHLPHYQPAWYMGKGAMDPEPGRCRRTDGKKWRCSRDAFPGHKYCERHMHRGRNRSRKPVETPTVNATTSTPIAPASAPAATTSLFAFGGGEEVGQGGGSSCFFFSGSGSGSSNSSSELLHLSQSSELRQGSNNSNNKRPYESHNGFGNNISEGGHTLRHFFDDWPRSEADNSSTPMSSTTCLSISMPVNSSSDVSLKLSTGNEEEEARSNNNGRDQQNMSWWSGGVSLPNHHHMGGPLAEALRSSSSSSPTSVLHQLGVSTQAFH; encoded by the exons ATGGATTTGCAACTGAAGCAATGGAGAAgccagcagcagcagcagcagcagacaGAGTCAGAAGACCAACCTTCTGCAGCTAAGATACCAAAACATGTCTTTGATCAGATTCAGTCCCAAACTGCAACTTCTACTGCTCTTCCACTCTTTTCCCCTGAGCCTACCGCTTCTAAACTATCCTCCCTGTCTCAAGATTCTTCTTCCAGGTTCCCCA agATTGGGAGCTTTTTTAGCTGGGCACAGTGGCAAGAGCTTGAACTACAGGCACTGATCTACAGGTACATGTTGGCTGGAGCTGCTGTTCCACAAGAGCTTCTTCTACCCATCAAGAAAAGTCTTCTCCATCTATCTCCTTCCTACTTTCTTCACCACCCTCTTCAACACCTCCCTCACTACCAGCCTGCTT GGTATATGGGGAAGGGGGCGATGGATCCTGAGCCAGGGAGATGCAGGAGGACGGATGGTAAGAAGTGGAGATGTTCAAGGGACGCCTTCCCTGGCCACAAGTATTGCGAGCGCCACATGCACCGTGGCCGCAACCGTTCAAGAAAGCCTGTGGAAACTCCTACCGTCAATGCCACTACCTCAACTCCCATTGCTCCCGCTTCAGCACCCGCCGCAACAACATCTTTGTTTGCTTTTGGCGGTGGTGAGGAAGTGGGTCAAGGAGGAGgatcttcttgtttcttcttctctggtTCTGGTTCTGGTTCATCCAATTCTTCATCTGAACTTCTCCACCTTAGTCAAAG TTCGGAGTTGAGGCAAGGAAgcaacaacagcaacaacaagaGGCCATACGAATCCCATAATGGATTTGGCAACAACATATCAGAGGGAGGACACACTTTGAGGCACTTCTTTGACGACTGGCCTCGTTCCGAAGCCGACAATAGTTCAACCCCCATGAGCTCAACCACCTGTCTCTCCATCTCCATGCCCGTAAACTCTTCCTCGGACGTCTCTCTAAAGCTGTCTACAGGCAACGAAGAGGAGGAAGCTAGGAGCAACAACAACGGGAGGGACCAGCAAAACATGAGCTGGTGGAGCGGTGGAGTGTCACTTCCCAACCACCACCACATGGGGGGACCATTGGCCGAAGCcctgagatcttcctcatcgtCTTCCCCAACCAGTGTTCTCCATCAGCTCGGTGTCTCCACACAAGCCTTTCATTGA
- the LOC106396264 gene encoding 1,4-alpha-glucan-branching enzyme 2-1, chloroplastic/amyloplastic — protein MVYTVSGVRFPHLPSIKNQSLPSFNDDRSRTNAVSFSLRKDTRSSSGKIFARKPSSSSIATTASENLGSHQSDSSSAEPQETVSQVTQVHDDVDAQKAETEGQKQISALSTSGDKSNQANTASMSESLDQKVVQRRIPPPGDGKKIYDIDPMLKSYDGHLDYRYGQYIKLREEIDKNEGGLEAFSRGYEIFGFTRSATGITYREWAPGAKAASLIGDFNNWNSKADVMTRNEYGVWEIFLPNNADGSPAIPHGSRVKIRMDTPSGIKDSIPAWIKYSVQAPGEIPYDGVYYDPAEEDKYVFKHPRPRKPTSLRIYESHVGMSSTEPMINTYANFRDDVLPRIKKLGYNAVQIMAIQEHSYYASFGYHVTNFFAPSSRFGTPDDLKSLIDKAHELGLVVLMDIVHSHASKNTLDGLNMFDGTDGQYFHSGSRGYHWMWDSRLFNYGSWEVLRYLLSNARWWLEEYKFDGFRFDGVTSMMYTHHGLQVEFTGNYNEYFGYSTDVDAVVYLMLVNDMIHGLYPEAIVVGEDVSGMPAFCIPVQDGGVGFDYRLHMAVADKWIELLKKRDEEWQVGDIVFTLTNRRWGEKCVVYAESHDQALVGDKTIAFWLMDKDMYDFMAVDKQATPRVDRGIALHKMIRLITMGLGGEGYLNFMGNEFGHPEWIDFPRTDQHLPDGRVIPGNNGSYDKCRRRFDLGDAEYLRYHGLQEFDRAMQHLEEKYGFMTSEHQYISRKDEGDRVIVFEKGNLVFVFNFHWTNSYSDYRIGCSVPGKYKIVVDSDDSLFGGFNRLDDSAEFFTSDGRYDDRPCSLMVYSPCRTAVVYAAVDGNEDSSLVPIGLVPDDV, from the exons ATGGTTTACACGGTTTCAGGCGTACGTTTccctcacctcccatcgatcaAGAACCAGTCCCTCCCAAGTTTCAACGACGATCGTAGTAGAACCAACGCCGTCTCCTTCTCTCTGAGGAAAGACACTCGTTCCTCCTCTG GTAAGATCTTTGCTCGgaaaccatcttcttcttctatagCTACCACTGCGTCTGAGAATCTCGGTAGCCATCAGAGTGACAGCTCTTCAGCAGAACCTCAGGAAACTGTTTCTCAAGTAACTCAG GTACATGACGATGTAGATGCTCAGAAAGCTGAGACAGAGGGACAAAAACAAATTTCTGCACTTTCAACATCTGGAGACAAGAGTAATCAAGCAAATACTGCAAGTATGTCAGAGTCTCTCGACCAAAAAGTTGTACAGAGGAGGATCCCACCTCCTGGAGATGGGAAGAAAATATATGACATTGATCCTATGTTGAAGAGTTATGATGGTCATCTTGATTATCG ATATGGACAGTACATAAAACTGCGTGAAGAAATCGACAAGAATGAAGGTGGACTAGAGGCATTTTCTCGCGGTTATGAAATATTTGGTTTCACTCGAAG CGCCACTGGTATCACTTACCGGGAATGGGCACCAGGAGCTAAG GCAGCATCACTGATTGGTGATTTTAATAACTGGAATTCCAAAGCTGATGTCATGACTCGG AACGAGTATGGTGTGTGGGAAATATTTCTGCCGAATAATGCAGATGGCTCGCCAGCAATTCCCCATGGCTCCCGCGTGAAG ATTCGCATGGATACCCCATCTGGTATTAAAGACTCCATTCCAGCTTGGATCAAGTACTCTGTCCAGGCACCAGGGGAGATCCCATACGATGGAGTATATTATGACCCTGCTGAGGAG GACAAATATGTATTCAAACATCCTCGTCCAAGGAAGCCCACATCACTGCGTATATATGAATCACATGTTGGAATGAGTAGCACG GAACCAATGATAAATACATATGCTAACTTTAGAGATGATGTACTTCCTCGCATAAAAAAGCTAGGCTATAATGCAGTTCAGATAATGGCCATTCAAGAGCATTCCTATTATGCCAGCTTTGG GTATCATGTGACAAACTTTTTCGCTCCTAGCAGCCGCTTTGGAACACCTGATGACCTTAAATCTTTGATAGACAAAGCTCATGAGCTGGGTCTGGTTGTTCTGATGGATATTGTGCACAG CCATGCATCAAAAAACACATTGGATGGTCTGAACATGTTTGATGGCACTGATGGTCAGTATTTCCACTCTGGATCGCGGGGTTACCATTGGATGTGGGATTCTCGTCTTTTCAATTACGGAAGCTGGGAG GTGCTTCGATACCTTCTGTCCAACGCGAGATGGTGGCTGGAAGAATACAAGTTTGATGGGTTCAGATTTGATGGCGTGACTTCCATGATGTACACTCATCATGGACTTCAG GTCGAATTTACTGGAAATTACAATGAATACTTTGGATATTCTACCGATGTTGACGCTGTGGTCTATCTAATGCTGGTGAATGATATGATTCATGGGCTATACCCTGAGGCTATTGTTGTCGGCGAAGAT GTTAGCGGGATGCCAGCCTTTTGTATTCCTGTCCAAGACGGTGGTGTGGGTTTTGACTACCGTCTGCACATGGCAGTGGCTGATAAATGGATTGAGCTTCTCAA GAAGAGAGACGAGGAGTGGCAGGTTGGTGATATAGTTTTCACGCTTACCAACAGAAGGTGGGGGGAGAAATGTGTCGTCTATGCGGAAAGTCATGATCAAGCCCTTGTTGGAGACAAAACGATTGCGTTCTGGCTCATGGACAAG GACATGTATGATTTCATGGCGGTGGACAAACAGGCCACACCACGTGTAGACCGCGGGATCGCCTTACACAAAATGATACGGCTCATTACGATGGGACTAGGTGGAGAAGGATACCTCAACTTCATGGGGAACGAGTTCGGACACCCTGAATGGATCGACTTCCCGAGGACTGACCAGCACCTTCCTGATGGCAGAGTCATCCCGGGGAACAACGGTAGTTACGATAAATGCCGGCGCAGGTTTGATCTTGGAGATGCAGAGTATCTTAGGTACCATGGACTGCAAGAGTTTGATCGGGCGATGCAACACCTCGAGGAGAAGTATGGTTTCATGACTTCGGAGCATCAGTACATATCTCGCAAGGATGAAGGAGACAGAGTCATTGTGTTTGAGAAGGGTAACTTGGTGTTTGTCTTCAACTTCCATTGGACCAACAGCTACTCTGACTACCGTATTGGTTGCTCTGTTCCCGGAAAGTACAAGATAGTTGTGGACTCGGATGATTCTTTATTCGGTGGATTCAATCGGCTAGATGACTCCGCTGAGTTCTTCACCTCT GATGGAAGGTACGACGACAGGCCTTGCTCCCTCATGGTGTATTCACCGTGCAGAACTGCTGTAGTTTATGCTGCAGTAGATGGTAATGAAGATTCGTCTCTGGTGCCCATAGGCCTTGTGCCTGACGATGTTTAG